In one Lolium rigidum isolate FL_2022 chromosome 3, APGP_CSIRO_Lrig_0.1, whole genome shotgun sequence genomic region, the following are encoded:
- the LOC124697785 gene encoding uncharacterized protein LOC124697785 yields MELWNDRHHVWLRSRGTGDYLHADNDGVGVSLQGCRATLNAAWAVHVYHNDLGMYLLLHCAAYGTYLAATARRAPLAHRGFRVVQRNYDQPEVQSIMWQVIGAGPGTGNAVLLRSVGGRYLRANGKYLLVNNAVTVDDYDNISNMMHWIVEPIPARMGMPAISDRPIKVGREHLPGDFSVVVLRRTVEPLRLIRFVLSNNDGLYPEEGWSECRFRGRSVYRLRNDLARRLGFSHGLYILMCVRAGRYGRLTPLVQNLPRHRHEVTIEIVVFMERALDAACLDILELDVNLLVLETTFD; encoded by the exons ATGGAGCTGTGGAACGACAGGCACCACGTGTGGCTGCGGAGCCGCGGGACCGGCGACTACCTCCACGCCGACAACGACGGGGTGGGCGTCTCCCTCCAGGGCTGCCGCGCGACGCTCAACGCGGCGTGGGCGGTGCACGTCTACCACAACGACCTCGGCATGTACCTGCTCCTCCACTGCGCCGCCTACGGCACCTACCTCGCCGCCACGGCCAGGCGGGCGCCGCTCGCGCACCGCGGCTTCCGCGTCGTGCAGCGCAACTACGACCAGCCGGAGGTGCAGTCCATCATGTGGCAGGTCATCGgggccggccctgggaccgggaaCGCCGTCCTGCTCCGCAGCGTCGGCGGCCGCTACCTCCGCGCCAACGGCAAGTACCTCCTCGTCAACAACGCCGTCACCGTCGACGACTACGACAACATCAGCAACATGATGCACTGGATCGTCGAGCCCATCCCCGCAAGAATGGGCATGCCTGCCATTTCAGATCGCCCGATCAAGGTGGGGCGA GAGCATCTCCCCGGGGACTTCTCCGTGGTCGTTCTGCGACGCACGGTGGAGCCGTTGCGGCTGATTCGGTTCGTGCTGTCGAACAACGACGGGCTCTACCCCGAGGAGGGCTGGTCGGAGTGCCGTTTCAGGGGGAGGTCCGTGTACCGCCTCAGGAACGACCTGGCCCGCCGCCTTGGCTTCAGCCACGGGCTCTACATCCTCATGTGCGTCCGAGCGGGCCGCTACGGGAGGCTCACCCCACTCGTCCAAAACCTGCCCCGCCACCGCCATGAAGTTACCATCGAGATCGTCGTCTTCATGGAAAGGGCGCTAG ATGCTGCTTGTCTTGATATTTTGGAATTGGATGTTAATCTGCTTGTGCTTGAAACAACATTTGACTGA